CGGTGAACGTATTTTAATTGATTTTGGATTAAGGAGAGCACAGGGTGCTGGAGGTTATTTTGCAAGTCGTGCTGCCATAATTGGAGGATTTGATGCGACAAGCAATGTCAGAGCCGGGCGTGATTATTCAATTCCTGTATCGGGTACTATGGCTCATTCTTTTATCCAAAGTTACGATAGCGAGATACACGCTTTTTCTGATTATGCCGAAGCATGGCCAGAGAATTGCATCTTGCTAGTAGATACTTATAATACCTTGCAAAGTGGTGTTCCCAATGCAATCAAAATAGCTAAGGAAATGGAGAAGAGAGGGCATAGACTTAAAGGCATTCGCTTGGATAGTGGGGATTTGGCATGGTTAGCCAAAAGAGCTCGCCACATGTTGGATGAGGCTGGTTTAAACTATGTAGCTATTACCGCTTCCAATCAACTCGATGAGTATGTTATTAAAAATTTGTTAGAGCAGGATGCACCTATTGATGCTTTTGGTGTGGGAACCAATCTTGCGATTGGCGCTCCGGATGCGGCTCTTGATGGGGTTTATAAATTGGCATTTGTTAATGGTCAACCTAGTATTAAATTATCAGATACCCCTGCAAAGATTACTATTCCTTATCAAAAGCAAGTATACAGGGTACTCGAAAAAGATGGGACTTATCGAGGTGCGGATGTTGTCTGTCTCAAAACGGAAAAAAAAATTGATATGATGCATCATCCTTTTGAAATTCTAAAATCGCTTTCGATAAAGCACAATAAGCAAGAGGCATTACTGCATAAAGTGATGGAAAACGGCAAACGCTTGCTACCTAAAAAATCACTTGGAGAAATAGCCAGGTTTAGCCAGCAAAGCTTTGCTAGATTGCCTTTGGAATATAAGCGTTTTATTAATCCTCATATCTATAAAGTAGGTTTAAGTACCGAGCTTAAAATGAAGAGAGATCAGCTGATAGCAGAACACTCAAGGTGATTTTATGAAGACTTTGATCATTCTCGACGTTCAAAATGATTTCATGCCAGGTGGCTCACTGGGAGTACCGAATGGTGATGCTATTGTTCCTGTCATTAACAGCATTTTGCACTATTTTGATCTGATTGTTGCATCACAAGATTGGCATCCCCCTAATCATATCAGTTTCGCCTCCAATCATCCTGGTAAGAAACCTTTTGAAAAAATCAAGCTTGGTGATATGGAACAAACTTTATGGCCTGACCATTGTGTCCAGGGCAGTATTGGTGCTCAATTTCATCCGCAATTGCATACTAATCCTATTGAAGCCATTTTTCGAAAAGGAACTGACCCCAATATAGATAGCTACAGTGGTTTTTATGATAATTTGCACCAGAAAACTACCGGACTGGCCGGTTATCTGCGCGAAAAAGGCGCTAAAGAACTTTATTTTTGTGGTTTGTGTGCTGACATTTGTGTTTATTTTACAATTAAAGATGCCCTCAGTGGGGGATTTCACTGTAGTTTAATTGAGGATGCAACTCAAGCGCTTGTGAAGGATGATTTCATAAAAATAAAAAACGAATTTATCAAGCAAGGTATTAACCTAATTGATAGTTCAAATTTGCAATTTGATGTCGAATGAAATCCCCCGGCGTATTTTAAGATCCGCTGCCATAAGGTTTCGTAATGATTTCAAGAAGGTGCCCATTGGGGTCTTCAAAATATAATCCTCGCCCCCCATCATTATAATTTA
Above is a genomic segment from Legionella pneumophila subsp. pascullei containing:
- a CDS encoding nicotinate phosphoribosyltransferase yields the protein MINITGTYTDQYQLAMAQVYFLKGHHEHIATFDYFFRALPFKGGYAIFAGLEDLLDVLEQLRFEQQDIEFLQHQNMHPDFINYLKQFKFNGAVYASLEGDVVFPARPVVSIEANLIEAQIIETLLLNILNFQTLIATKARRIRQVAGERILIDFGLRRAQGAGGYFASRAAIIGGFDATSNVRAGRDYSIPVSGTMAHSFIQSYDSEIHAFSDYAEAWPENCILLVDTYNTLQSGVPNAIKIAKEMEKRGHRLKGIRLDSGDLAWLAKRARHMLDEAGLNYVAITASNQLDEYVIKNLLEQDAPIDAFGVGTNLAIGAPDAALDGVYKLAFVNGQPSIKLSDTPAKITIPYQKQVYRVLEKDGTYRGADVVCLKTEKKIDMMHHPFEILKSLSIKHNKQEALLHKVMENGKRLLPKKSLGEIARFSQQSFARLPLEYKRFINPHIYKVGLSTELKMKRDQLIAEHSR
- the pncA gene encoding bifunctional nicotinamidase/pyrazinamidase — translated: MKTLIILDVQNDFMPGGSLGVPNGDAIVPVINSILHYFDLIVASQDWHPPNHISFASNHPGKKPFEKIKLGDMEQTLWPDHCVQGSIGAQFHPQLHTNPIEAIFRKGTDPNIDSYSGFYDNLHQKTTGLAGYLREKGAKELYFCGLCADICVYFTIKDALSGGFHCSLIEDATQALVKDDFIKIKNEFIKQGINLIDSSNLQFDVE